In Trichlorobacter lovleyi, the DNA window CTCTTAAACATGCCGTTCGAGCAATTTGTCGGTAAAAGCTGGGCCACCATCCTGTATGGACTCGGTTTTGTGATTGATGATTACAAGAATGGAAACGGTACCATCCACGACAAGCAGGGAGTGCGCTACTTTGACCTGCGTACCTTTCCGCTGCGCAACAAAAACGGGGTCCTGTTTGGAAATGTGGTCAATATCCGTGATATCACCGAGATCAGGGCCATCAACCAGGAGCTGGAAGCTGCCTATAATCACCTGAAACTGGTTCAGATGCAGGCGGTGCAGCAGGAAAAGATGGCCTCGGTGGGACAGTTGGCAGCCGGAGTGGCCCATGAGATCAATAATCCGATGGGGTTTATCTCCAGCAACCTTTCGTCGCTTGCAAAATATATCAACAAGCTGCGGGCATTTGAAACCAGCCTGGTTGATCTGGCAGGAGCAAGCGGTAACACGGCCCTGGTGGATGAGATAACCAAAACCAAAAAAAGTATGAAGATCGATTTCATTCTTGAGGATATGCAGAGCCTGCTGGAGGAGTCTTTGGACGGAGCGGAGCGGGTCCGTCGTATTGTTCAGGATTTAAAGAGTTTTTCGCATGTTGATGAGGCTGAGTTAAAGCCGGTCAGTCTTGTTGATAATCTGGACAGCACCCTGAACATGGTCCGCAATGAGATAAAATATGTGGCTGACGTGGTTAAGCAGTATGGGGATCTACCGATGGTAACCTGCAGGCCGCAGCAGTTGAATCAGGTCTTCATGAATCTCTTGGTGAATGCGGCCCATGCCATTGAAGGGCACGGCACTATCACGGTACGAACCTGGCAGGAGGGGGAAGTGATCTGTGTTGCTATCACTGATACCGGCAAAGGGATTGCCCCGGAGCATCTGAACAGGATCTTTGAACCGTTTTTTACTACCAAGGATGTGGGCAAGGGGACCGGGCTGGGGCTTTCGATCTGCTATGACATCATCCACAAGCATGGTGGAGAAATTCTGGTGGAAAGTGCCGTTGGGGCCGGAACCACCTTTACGGTCAGGTTGCCGGTTGTTCCCCCAGCTGATAGCTAAGGTGACAAGGGCACTCCTATGGCAAATATACTGATCGTTGAAGATGAATTGATGAGTCGCAGCATGCTTGAGCAAACCCTGTTGCAGGCCGGGCACAATGTTGCCTGTGCGGTTGACGGTGCTACAGCGCTGGCTATTGCGCACCAACAGCCCCCTGACCTGATCATAACCGATGTGATGATGCCGGTGATGGATGGTTTTGAACTGTGTCGTCAATGCAAGGCCGATCAGACTCTGAAGCAGGTGCCGATTATCCTGTATTCGAGCGATTATGTTGAACAACAGGAACAAAAGCTTGGCCTGGAACTGGGTGCGTGCCGTTATCTGGTCAAGCCGTCTCCTCCTCAGTCCTTGCTTACTGAAGTCAGCGATGTGCTGGCAGAACAGCAGCGTTTGATACTGTTTGAAACAGGACAACAGCTGGATGAAGAGATGAAGCTGCTGCGTAACTACAATGAGGTGCTGTTTAACAAGCTTGAGGCAAAGATGCAGGAGCTGCAGCAGACCATTGCCGAACAGAAGAAATACGAAGAAACCATGAAGGCGATGCAGGCCCAGATCATCCAGCAGGAAAAAATGGCCTCCATCGGTCAGCTGGCAGCCGGAGTGGCCCATGAGATCAATAACCCGATGGGGTTTATTACCAGCAACCTGACCTCGCTGGGGAAGTATGCTGAACGGTTGGATGCCTTTATAGCCGCGATGCAGAAGTCGCTGTACGAATGCCCCAATCATCCCGGACTGGAGGAGCTTGATCACCTGCGCCAGAAGCTGAAGGTTGATTACATCATCAGCGATGTGAATGAGCTGATCAACGAGAGTCTGGACGGTGCCAACCGGGTGAGACGAATCGTACAGGATCTGAAGAGTTTCTCCCGATTGGATCAGGCCGAGAAGAGCCGGGCCAACCTGAACGACTGTCTTGAAACCACCATCAATATCGCCTGGAATGAGCTGAAGTATATCGCCACCCTGGAACGCAGGTTTGGCGACATTCCGGAGATTACCTGCAACCCGCAACAGTTGAACCAGGTCTTTCTCAACCTGCTGGTAAATGCGGCCCAGTCCATGGAGCAGCAGGGTACCATTACGGTAACCACCTGGTCTGAGCCGGGCCAGGTCTGCGTTTCTGTGGCTGATACCGGCAAAGGGATGCCTCAAGAGGTGCAGGAGCGGATCTTTGAACCGTTTTTTACCACCAAGCCGGCCGGTAAGGGAACCGGCCTGGGGCTCTCGATCTCGGCTGATATTGTCCGTAAGCATCAGGGGGAGATCAGTGTGAAGAGTGAGCCGGGCGCAGGGACGACCTTTATTGTGCGGCTACCGGTGGAGGACTGAGGTATGCTGGAAATCAGGCAAGGAGTTGAGCATGGATAACCTGAATATGCCGGTAAAAATACTGTGTGTTGATGATGAACGCAATGTGTTGCGGGCACTGGAACGGATTTTTCTGGATGATGACTATGAGATTGTCACTGCCGGTTCAGGTGAAGAAGGGCTCGAAATCATGACTGAATCAGGTGATTCCTTTCAGGTGGTGGTCTCCGACTATCGGATGCCGGTCATGAACGGTGTGGAGTTTCTCAAGGCGGTTTATGAGCGCTGGCCTGATACGGTGCGGATTGTACTTTCCGGCTACGCAGATGCCGGAGCAATCGTGGCCGCCATCAATGAAGGACATATTTACAAGTTTATCCCCAAGCCGTGGAATGATGAAGAGCTGCGGGTCACTATTCAGAACTGTCTAGAACGTTACTCGCTGCTGAAGAAAAACCAGGAGCTGCTGGCTGAGCTGGCCCGGGCAAATCTGGTGCTTGAACAAAAGGTGCAGCAGCGCACGGAAGATCTGGAACTGCGCAACAGGGCGCTTGAATTCTCGCAGACCATGCTGGGCAACCTGCCGGTTGGGGTGGTGGGGATAGACGAAGGCGGCCTGATCGCACATTGTAATACGGTTGCGGCAGGCATCCTGAAGCAGCTCTGTGAAGACTTTTTTGGTACTGATATCCAGCATTTTTGTGATGAGCGTTTCAGGGCTCTGGTGGAGCAGGTCCGGAGGGAGAAGACCCTGGATCTGACTGATCGTTTTGGTGATCGTAGCTGGCGGGTGTTGGGACGTACGGTGGTCTTTGCCGAGAGTGAATCGGTTGTGCTGGTATTTCTGGAGGTCTGATCAATGCCTACTGTTTTGTTTGTCGATGATGAACAGCCGATCCGCAGTGCCCTGGAACGGATGTATATTGAACGGGATGATGTGCGCTGCCTGTTTGCCGCTTCCGGTCAGGAAGGGCTGGAGATCATGGAGCGCGAAGATGTCTGGGTGGTGGTTTCCGATTACCTGATGCCATCCATGCGCGGGATTGAGTTCCTGGCAAAGGTCAAGGCCCGCTGGCCCCAGACGATCCGCATCATGATGACCGCCTATGCCGATCTCTCAATCGCCATTGATGCCATCAACAAGAGTGAGGCATTCCGTTTTGTGACCAAGCCCTGGAATAACCAGGAGTTGATGGAGGTGGTGGACGAGGCCTTGATGCGTTATCAGCTGGTGCAGTCACTTGGCACCACCAAGGACGAAACGGTCTACCTTTCCCTGGCCCAGACCGTTGAGCTGAAAGATCCTTACACCAAGGGACATTGCGACCGGGTTGCCCGTTATGCGGTTGCCCTGGCTAAAGCCGTGGGTCTGGCTGAAGAAAAACTGGAAGATATCAAGCATGGCAGCTGGCTGCATGACTGCGGCAAGATCGGGGTGCCCGAGCGGGTGCTGAATTTCCCCGGCAGACTGAATGAGGACGACAGGGAGTCGGTCATGCAGCATCCCCGCTGGGGGTCTGAAGTGGCCCGTCAGGCCCAGATGTCTGAAGCGGTGGTGAATGTGATCCTTTATCACCATGAACGTTTTGACGGTGCAGGGTATCCCTCTGGTTTGAAAGGCTTTGAAATTCCGGTTGAAGCACGGATTGTGGCCATTGCCGATGTATTTGATGCACTCTATTCGGATCGGCCCTATCGTAAGGCCTATACGCTTGAGCGGGTGATGGAGATTATGGAGGAGATGACCAGCACCCACTTTGATCCTGAGCTGATACAGCTGTTTCTGCCCATTGCCCGTCAGGAGGTGCAAGGCGATGAATGATGAACCGGCCCGGCCGATTGTCCTGTTTGTCGACGATGAGGATAACATTCTCAAGGCACTACAGCGTCTGACCATGGATGAAGAGTTTGATACGGAAATTGCAAACTCGGGGGATGCAGCCCTGCGTAAACTGACCACGCTTCAGGATGTTGCGCTGATTGTGTCCGATCAGCGGATGCCCGGTATGAACGGGGCTGAATTTCTGCAGCAGTCACAGCAGTTGGCGCCGGATGCGATCCGGATGCTGTTGACCGGTTATTCCGATATTTCAGCTGCAGCTGATGCCATCAATAAAGGTGGAGCCAGCCGTTACCTGAATAAGCCCTGGCAGGACGAGGACCTGTTACAGACCCTGCGGGGAGCGGTTGAGACCTGGAGGCTGTCCAGTGAAAACAAGCGGTTGCAGGCCATTGTGCAGGCTCAGAATGAAGAGTTGAAGCAGTGGAATGAAAACCTGAAAAACCGTGTGCTGCAGCAAACCACTGCCATTCGCAAGAAGGCGGACGACTTGAATGAAGCCCTGATTCAGTTGAAGCACAACTACAACGGGATCATCAGTGCCTTTTCAAATCTGGTAGAGATGCAGGGGCAGCGGATGCAGCAGCATGCCCGCAATGTGGCTGAGCTGGCAACCTCTGCAGCACGGGAATATGGTCTAATGCCTGAAGAGATCGAGATCATCAGGACTGCAGCCCTGCTGCACGATATCGGTGAGATCGGCATACCGGACAGGGTGTTGGAAAAGTCTCAGGAGTATATGACACAGGATGACCTGCAGCTCTACAGTCAGCATCCGGTGCGTGGCCAGATGGCCATTGACAGCATTGTTGACCTGCGTCCGGCCGGCGTATTGATCAGACATCACCACGAGAATTATAACGGCACCGGGTTTCCGGACAGGCTGAAAGGTGATCAGATTCCGATCGGCGCCCGGATTCTGGCCTATGCTGATCAACTTGACCGTGCCGTGGCCAACGGCGGTGACACGGCAGAACAGGCCTTGGTCAGGGTGGAGCTGGGGCTTTCCATCAAGCTTGATCCCGGGCTGCAGCGCGTATTCCGCAAGATCGCCCGCTATGCCTACTTTACCATGCCTGAGATGGATCCCAATGCCACGGTAGAGCTTGAGCTGCGACCGGAAGAGCTGCGCAACGGGATGTTGTTGACCCGTGACGTACTGTCCGGTACCGGTCTGATGCTGCTGAACAAGGGGGTTACCCTGGATGCGGTCAAGATTGAGGCGATTCAGCGCTACTACCAGCTTGATCCGCCGCAACGGGGGATCTGGGCCTTGGTACATCAGAGATAAGTGAAGGACTAAGGCCTTTGCATGATCGAATTTGACGAACTCCACGGCAAGCTGGTGCTGAAACTGGTCTATTATGGCCCAGCCCTGTCAGGGAAAACCACCAATCTGCTGAGTCTGCATGACCGTCTGCAACAGGAAGGCCGTGGTGAGCTGATGTTGCTGGATACCACTGAAGACCGTACGATCTATTTTGATCTGTTGCCGTTTTTCTATGTGGCGCCGTCGGGCTTCAGGATCAAGCTGAAGGTCTATACCGTACCGGGGCAGGTCCGTCATGATGCCACCCGCAAGGCAGTGCTGCAACGGGCCGATGGTGTGGTCTTTGTGGCTGACTCCCGGATCAGTCAGATGGCGGTCAATGCCGAGAGTTTTGCCAACCTTGAACAGAATCTGACACTGGTGGGGCTGGATATTGAAAAGCTACCGCTGGTGGTGCAGTTTAACAAACGTGACCTGCCGGATGTGGTCTTGGAGGCGGAGCTGAGAGAAACCTGGGCTCCCACCGGGCTGCCGGTGTATATGGCTTCCGCCCTGCAGGGACAGGGGGTGTTGGAGACCTTTCAGGCTGCGGTTGAGGGGGTTTTGAAGAGTGTGGATCAAAAGCTGGGATTACTGGAACGCTATCAGGTTGACCAAAGCGCATTCGTACAGTCCGTGGTGAAAACGATATGAACGAAGCCACATCCCACATTGAATTTATCATTGGCGAAGAAAAGCGGCTGTCCGAGATCGTGTCCAGGGCTGAGATCGAGCCGCTTCTGCGTAGTGGACTCAAACTGGGGATTCTTCGTGCAACGCTGCTGGATGAGGATGATCTGCCCCTGGCAACACTTGGCGCAGCCCCGTCTGCAGACAGGGGAGAACCGCTTCAGAAACGCTTGCCCATCATGGTTGAGGGGGAGCCAAAGGGAACCCTGCTGCTGGAACCGGACGGTTCCAATCCGGCCTTTGAGGCGCTTGCCCGCTTGCTGCAGGAGGCGCTGCAGCTGACGGTGACCAACAACCTGAAGCGGATGCTGACCACTGAGGTACATACCAGCATCGTACAGGAATCCTATGATCAGCTGGTCAGCACCAACCGCCGCCTGATGGAATCAGAAAAGCGTTACCGTGATCTGGCCCGTGATCTTGAGAAAAAGGTGGTTGAGCGGACCACGGAACTGCAGCAGGCCTATCAACGGATGCTGCAACAGGAAAAACTGGCTGCAGTGGGGCAACTGGCTGCCGGCATGGCCCACGAAATCAATACGCCGCTGGGTTTCATCCGCAGTAACCTGAACAGTTTTGCCAAGTACCAGAACCGGATGGCCGAGATGCTGGGACTGTACCGTCTGATGCTGGATAAAGAGGCCTCGCCGGAGGTTATCAGGCGTCAGACGGAACAGCGCTGGAAAGAGCTGAAGCTGGATTTTCTGCTGGAAGACAGCGGGGTGCTGCTGGGGCAGTCTCTGGAGGGAACTGACCGGATTGCAACGATTGTGGCGCAGCTGAAAAACTTTGCCCACCTTGACGGCATGGAACAGCAGCCGATGGATATCAGGCGGGAGCTGGAACAGCTGCTGGCAGGTATGGCAGCGCAGTTTCCCCCCAATACCCGGCTCACCACCGATCTGCACCAGCTGCCCTTGCTGACTTGCCGGGTCCCCTTAATGGTGCAGGCCTTTGCCAATCTTATCGATAATGCCCTCAAGTCGCGGGCCGAAGGGCTCGAGCTGACAGTCCGGGCGTTTCAGGATGCCGATCAGGTGCTGGTCTGTATCAGTGATAACGGCTGCGGCATTCCGGCAGAGCATCTGCCACGTATCTTTGAGCCGTTCTTCACCACCCGCGAAGTGGGCAAGGGCAGCGGTATGGGACTGACCGTGGCCCGGGAGGCGATCAGCGGGGCAGGGGGGAGCATCGAGGTTGAGTCGGTCGTGGGGCAGGGGACCACCTGCAGGGTACGTCTGCCTCAGGGAACAGCATCACCAGATCACCCTGATCGCGAGACACCATGACCGTGGTGCTCGCTTGTACGTATGGCAATGTCAGATCAGGGTGCAGGCCGGACAAGGAGCCGCTTTGGGTTCCGGCTGCCGGTTGAGAGGAGGGCGGCATGAGGCAACGTATTGCAACCGGGGTTGTTGTCTGTCTGACAGGGATCTGCTGGTCTGCCGGCAGTGCCTGTGGTGCAGAACGGAACATTTACGACCTGAGTCTGGATAAACTGTCTGAACTGGTCATAACCGACAGCAAGGTGGCTCAGTCCCAGGATACCGTGACCCAGAAGGTGGAACTGTTCTATCCTGAAGAGTTCGAGCAGCAGACCAGCTACAACCGCAATATTGCCGAACTGCTCAAATACACCTCTGGTCAGTTTGTGAATCCGCTCTCCCGTAATGATGCCAACTGGGGCTCATTTGGCGGTTTGGGCCCCAAGTATAACGGCTACCTGCTGGACGGCCTGCCGATTGACTCCTTTGTGGATGCCATGAGCCTTGATCCCTGGGCCTTTGGCCAGGTGGAAATCCACAAGGGGCCGGCTTCGGTCATGTATTCCAACTATCTGACCATGGATTTTGCCGGCAATGAAACGCCACTGGCTGGCATCACCAACTTTATTCTGAAGGAACGGATTGACCATACCGCCACCAGGGCGCTGGTGGGGTATGGCAGCTACAATACACTGGATGCCCGTTTCTACCACCAGGGCCGCAAGGAAAACCTGAACTACTTCATGGGGGTCAGTTATGAACAGTCTGACTATACCAATTACGGCACCACCGGTTCATGGCTTAACATTCTTAAAGATCCTGAATATGACAAGATCAAACTCTACGCCAAGCTGACCTACCTGTTTGACCGGGATGACCACAAGCTGTCCCTGTTTGCCCACCACACCCAGCATTCCGGTGATGCAGGCCGTCCCAACCGTGATTTCAACCATCAGTACGATACCGTCAATGCCAGCTATAGCAACCAGATCACCAGCGCTGTCAATCTGCAGCTGAAGAGTGGTTATCGCAACTACGACCGGCGCTGGGCAGAGGATAATTTTCCTGCCAACCTGGGACTGCGTGAACATGACGGTGTTGAACAGCAGATTTTCCCTTCTGACTTGACCCTGAGTATCAGCCATGCCGGTAACAGTCTGTTTACCGTCGGGGCCGATTCCCAGGTGGCAACCTACAAAACCTCTGTAGAGACCAATGGCAGCAAGAGTACTGGCAGTGACGTGACCGCCTATTCAACCGGTATCTTTTTGCAGGAAAAGTATGTGCTGGATAAATGGGTCTTCCGGGCTGGAGGCCGTTTTAACTATACCCATCACAGTTATGATCTGTTTAATGGCGTGGCCCCTCCCAAGCATGACAATAGCTGGGAATCCCTGCTCTGGAGCGTCGGGGTGCGTTACAATGCCAGCCCTGAAATTGCCTTCTACAGCAACGCCGGATCAAGTTTTGTGGCGCCATCAGCCAAACAGCTCGGCGGAACCGTCACAGCCATGAGTACTGCTAACGGGCAGTTGCCCAGTTTTGACCTCAAGCCTGAACATGGCATCGGTACTGATCTGGGGGTTGAGCTGCGCCCTCTGGACAGTCTGATCATCGGCCTGCGCGGGTTTTACAACCAGGTGGAAGATGCCATTGTCGAAAACGTGGTCAGCACGACGCCGTCGCAGAGCAGATCAACCAATGCCGGCACCACCCGTTCCTATGGTGTGGAACTGAATCTGGATCATCGGCTGGCTGATGAGCTGCGCTGGTTTGCAAACGTTACCTATACCGCTACCACGGTGGAAAACCCGCTGGACAGTGATCAGGACGGGGCCGATATCTCGTTTGTGCCTGATTATATTGCCAATATCGGCCTGACCGTTAATCTGCCGTTTGATATCTCGCTTTCACCCTATCTTCAGATGGTGGGCAACTACTATGACAGCACCTCAAAAAGCAGCCGCAGGTCATTTGGTCCCTATCAGGTGCTGAACTTGAAGGCACACAAGACCCTCTTCAAAACAGCAGATTACACCATGAAGGCAGCTCTTGAGCTAAACAACCTCTTGAATAAGCGCTATGAAATGCCCTGGCAGTTCCGTGACCCCGGTTTTAATGCCTATGGCAGTCTTGAAGTGACCTTCTGAAAGGGGCTTTGATGAACGTCGAGCATCGTTTTCATAGCCTTGTCGTACCAAGAATGCTGGTCTGGGTTGTTCTGGCCGGCCTGCTGCTGCCGCTAACGGCAGGGGCCAGTGATCTCGAAACCAAGATCAAGACCGCCTATATCTACAACTTCACCAAGTTTATCGACTGGCCTGCTGATGAGGGGAAATCAACCTCTGAACCGTTCAGGATCTGTCTGATCGGTTCAGATCCGATCCGCACCACACTGGGGGAGTTGACCAACCGTGAGGCCAAGGGAAGACCGATCAGAGTCGTGCGGATCAAGGAGCCCTCGGGGCTGTCTTCCTGTCATCTGCTCTACATCAGCCGTTCTGAAGAAACGCAGCTGGCGCTGATACTGCAGCGGCTGCAGGGTACGCAAGTGGTGACAGTCAGCGATATTCCCCAGTTTGCCCAACGGGGCGGGATGATCAGCTTTGTGACGGACAAAGAGAGGGTCAGGGTTCAGATCAATCAGCGGACAGCCCGCGAGGTCGGGGTAAAACTGAGCGCCAAGCTGCTTGAGATCGCGAGGGTGGTGCAATGACCGTACTGCTAAAAGGTAAGGACTATATCCGACACCTGCCGATCAGAAAAAAACTGGTCCTGATCGCCATGGTTACCACGGTTATCGGCCTGCTGCTGGCAAGCACCGCCTTCATGGCCTATAGCCGCTACCGGATCAAACAGAACATGGTGCAGGATCTTTCCTCGCTTGCCATGCTGATTGCCGAACGGAGCAATGCTGCCCTGCTGTTTGATGATCCTACCCTGGCAGCGGACAACCTGGCCTCATTACGGGTCAAACGCTCTGTGAGTGCTGCCTGTATCTACAAGCAGGATGGGACGGTTTTCTCTGCTTATTCAGCAGTCAGGAATCAGCCGGTCTCACTCCCCGGGGCGGCGCACGAACGGCTACATTATTTTACCTCCCGCCATCTGTACGTTTTTGAGCCGATGCTGCTGGACGGCAAACAGATCGGTACGGTTTGTCTGCAGGCAACCCTGATTGAGCTGGATATGCTGATGCAGAGTTATCTGCTGTTTACGCTGCTGGTGGTCAGCTGCTCAATCCTGATTGCTCTGGTGTTGTCAGCGCGCTTGCAGGGGATCGTCTCTGAGCCGATTGCGGCAATGACCCGTACCGCCGAACTGATCAGTGCCCAAAAGGACTATTCGGTGCGGGCTGAACGCCAGAGCAGCGATGAAATCGGCGTGTTGGTTGAGGCGTTTAACGGGATGCTGGAAACCATTGAAACCCAGAATGCCGAGCTGTTGAATAATAACCGGCGCCTTGAAGAGCGGGTTGACGAACGGACCCTGGCTCTGAATGAGGCCAAAGAGGCGGCTGAGTCTGCCAACCGGGCCAAGTCGCTGTTCCTGGCCAATATGAGCCACGAGATCCGTACACCGCTGAATGCTGTGTTGGGGTTCAGTCAGATTGTCCTGCATGACCCAAATCTGTCAGCAGAAAATCGCCATAACCTGCAGACCGTCAACCGCTCCGGTGAGCATCTGCTGACCCTGATCAATGATGTGCTGGACATGGCCAAAATCGAATCAGGCCGGATGGTCCTTGAACGGGCAACCTTTGATCTGCCGGGGCTGTTTGCTGATGTAACCGATATGTTTACCCCCCGGGCCACTGGCAAGAACCTGCAGCTGGTCCAGGAACTACAGCCTGATCTGCTGCGCTATATTGAAGGGGATGCGGGCAAGCTGCGCCAGATCATCATCAACCTGCTGGGCAACGCGATCAAGTTTACCGAACAGGGCGGGGTTGCGCTGCGGGCACGAACCTGTCAACGGGATCAGCACAGCTGGCTTGAGGTGGAGGTGGAAGACAGCGGCCCCGGCATTGCAGCCGACGATATCCAACGGGTCTTTGATGCCTTTGAGCAGTCTGAAACCGGTAGAAAAACCCAGGGGGGCACCGGACTGGGGCTTTCCATCAGCCGCGAATATGCCCGCTTCATGGGCGGCGATCTAACGGTCACCAGTCAACGAGGGCAGGGGACCTGCTTCCATCTATGCCTGCCGGTGATTGCGGCAGAACATGGGCCGGTAGCTGCTGCTACCGGACAGCAGCGCCGTCCGCTGCGTCTGAAACCGGGACAGCAGAGCTGGCAGGTGCTGGTGGTGGATGACCGTGACACCAACCGGGAGATCCTGGTCAAGATGCTTGCACCGCTGGGCTTTAGCATGATTGTGGCAACAAACGGACAGGAAGGGCTGGAGCTGTTTCAGGCCCATGGACCGCAACTGGTCTTGATGGATGTGGTGATGCCGGTCATGGATGGCCGTGAGGCAACTAGGCGTATCCGTGAGCTACCCGGAGGCGCTGACGTGCCGATCATCGCCATATCGGCCAGTGTGTTTGAAGATCAGTTGCAGGAGATTATCAAGGCCGGGGCCAGTGATTTTCTGCGCAAGCCGCTGCGGGAAGAAGAGCTGTTGGCAAAGATAATCCAGTTCCTTCCGGCAGAGTTTGAGTATGCAGGAGGGGATGACCTGCCTTCAGCAGAACAGCATGCGGAGCTGTCGCCCCGTGAGCTGACCGAGGCGCTGGCGCTCTTGTCCAAGGTCCAACGTCAGGATCTGCTTGATGCTGCCCAGCAGCTGGATAAGGGGCGCATTGTAACATTGCTTACAGGCCTAAACAGTCTGAGACAACCGGTTCTTGACCATATCCGTTCCCTTGCAGAAACCTACCGCTTTGATCTGCTGGAAGAGGTACTTATCCAGA includes these proteins:
- a CDS encoding sensor histidine kinase, with the translated sequence MNEATSHIEFIIGEEKRLSEIVSRAEIEPLLRSGLKLGILRATLLDEDDLPLATLGAAPSADRGEPLQKRLPIMVEGEPKGTLLLEPDGSNPAFEALARLLQEALQLTVTNNLKRMLTTEVHTSIVQESYDQLVSTNRRLMESEKRYRDLARDLEKKVVERTTELQQAYQRMLQQEKLAAVGQLAAGMAHEINTPLGFIRSNLNSFAKYQNRMAEMLGLYRLMLDKEASPEVIRRQTEQRWKELKLDFLLEDSGVLLGQSLEGTDRIATIVAQLKNFAHLDGMEQQPMDIRRELEQLLAGMAAQFPPNTRLTTDLHQLPLLTCRVPLMVQAFANLIDNALKSRAEGLELTVRAFQDADQVLVCISDNGCGIPAEHLPRIFEPFFTTREVGKGSGMGLTVAREAISGAGGSIEVESVVGQGTTCRVRLPQGTASPDHPDRETP
- a CDS encoding response regulator, which codes for MDNLNMPVKILCVDDERNVLRALERIFLDDDYEIVTAGSGEEGLEIMTESGDSFQVVVSDYRMPVMNGVEFLKAVYERWPDTVRIVLSGYADAGAIVAAINEGHIYKFIPKPWNDEELRVTIQNCLERYSLLKKNQELLAELARANLVLEQKVQQRTEDLELRNRALEFSQTMLGNLPVGVVGIDEGGLIAHCNTVAAGILKQLCEDFFGTDIQHFCDERFRALVEQVRREKTLDLTDRFGDRSWRVLGRTVVFAESESVVLVFLEV
- a CDS encoding HD domain-containing phosphohydrolase, translated to MNDEPARPIVLFVDDEDNILKALQRLTMDEEFDTEIANSGDAALRKLTTLQDVALIVSDQRMPGMNGAEFLQQSQQLAPDAIRMLLTGYSDISAAADAINKGGASRYLNKPWQDEDLLQTLRGAVETWRLSSENKRLQAIVQAQNEELKQWNENLKNRVLQQTTAIRKKADDLNEALIQLKHNYNGIISAFSNLVEMQGQRMQQHARNVAELATSAAREYGLMPEEIEIIRTAALLHDIGEIGIPDRVLEKSQEYMTQDDLQLYSQHPVRGQMAIDSIVDLRPAGVLIRHHHENYNGTGFPDRLKGDQIPIGARILAYADQLDRAVANGGDTAEQALVRVELGLSIKLDPGLQRVFRKIARYAYFTMPEMDPNATVELELRPEELRNGMLLTRDVLSGTGLMLLNKGVTLDAVKIEAIQRYYQLDPPQRGIWALVHQR
- a CDS encoding GTP-binding protein gives rise to the protein MIEFDELHGKLVLKLVYYGPALSGKTTNLLSLHDRLQQEGRGELMLLDTTEDRTIYFDLLPFFYVAPSGFRIKLKVYTVPGQVRHDATRKAVLQRADGVVFVADSRISQMAVNAESFANLEQNLTLVGLDIEKLPLVVQFNKRDLPDVVLEAELRETWAPTGLPVYMASALQGQGVLETFQAAVEGVLKSVDQKLGLLERYQVDQSAFVQSVVKTI
- a CDS encoding ATP-binding protein, producing MANILIVEDELMSRSMLEQTLLQAGHNVACAVDGATALAIAHQQPPDLIITDVMMPVMDGFELCRQCKADQTLKQVPIILYSSDYVEQQEQKLGLELGACRYLVKPSPPQSLLTEVSDVLAEQQRLILFETGQQLDEEMKLLRNYNEVLFNKLEAKMQELQQTIAEQKKYEETMKAMQAQIIQQEKMASIGQLAAGVAHEINNPMGFITSNLTSLGKYAERLDAFIAAMQKSLYECPNHPGLEELDHLRQKLKVDYIISDVNELINESLDGANRVRRIVQDLKSFSRLDQAEKSRANLNDCLETTINIAWNELKYIATLERRFGDIPEITCNPQQLNQVFLNLLVNAAQSMEQQGTITVTTWSEPGQVCVSVADTGKGMPQEVQERIFEPFFTTKPAGKGTGLGLSISADIVRKHQGEISVKSEPGAGTTFIVRLPVED
- a CDS encoding HD-GYP domain-containing protein, with amino-acid sequence MPTVLFVDDEQPIRSALERMYIERDDVRCLFAASGQEGLEIMEREDVWVVVSDYLMPSMRGIEFLAKVKARWPQTIRIMMTAYADLSIAIDAINKSEAFRFVTKPWNNQELMEVVDEALMRYQLVQSLGTTKDETVYLSLAQTVELKDPYTKGHCDRVARYAVALAKAVGLAEEKLEDIKHGSWLHDCGKIGVPERVLNFPGRLNEDDRESVMQHPRWGSEVARQAQMSEAVVNVILYHHERFDGAGYPSGLKGFEIPVEARIVAIADVFDALYSDRPYRKAYTLERVMEIMEEMTSTHFDPELIQLFLPIARQEVQGDE
- a CDS encoding PAS domain S-box protein, with amino-acid sequence MSPTSYIYRIVADYSSDLVYLVLSDNLIGYISPNCESLTGYSKLELEPDLESFKKIIAPESLGLWIEHVAMHQQRLLMPNSINLKLLDRNGDEHWVSHNCQQICDEDGGFVGVRGSFSDISDLMQLQDMLEKQKTFLEQLIGNAAVPVFVLDENHRIVIWNNALQDLSGLAKEEMIGTRRQWSAFYHHERPVLADLVLTGNAQENEGIYTQIKPSLHIPGALQAEGWYENLGGKRRFILFEASPIHDQQGNRIAVIETVLDMTERKLLEEELERSTAEIALQHTKLDKLFAQVEAGKREWEDTLDCITDIVLMCDTQGSIQRCNRPFIQLLNMPFEQFVGKSWATILYGLGFVIDDYKNGNGTIHDKQGVRYFDLRTFPLRNKNGVLFGNVVNIRDITEIRAINQELEAAYNHLKLVQMQAVQQEKMASVGQLAAGVAHEINNPMGFISSNLSSLAKYINKLRAFETSLVDLAGASGNTALVDEITKTKKSMKIDFILEDMQSLLEESLDGAERVRRIVQDLKSFSHVDEAELKPVSLVDNLDSTLNMVRNEIKYVADVVKQYGDLPMVTCRPQQLNQVFMNLLVNAAHAIEGHGTITVRTWQEGEVICVAITDTGKGIAPEHLNRIFEPFFTTKDVGKGTGLGLSICYDIIHKHGGEILVESAVGAGTTFTVRLPVVPPADS